TTTATATTTTACAATTATTAATGATTTTATTATTTTTTTATTTAAAATTAATTTAAATTTTTTTAAAAAAATAGAAAATTTAACTATTTTTTTTATTGATTTAAAAATAGTATAAATTAAACCATTTTCATTTGTTGATATATTTTTTTTTATTATTTTTCCACAAAATAACTCAATTGAAACAACAGAAACTCCAGAAATATTTAAATTAAAATTAAAATTTTTTAATTTAAAATATTTCTTATATTTTTTATACTTTTTTTTTTTTATAAAAGATAAATGTTCTAATTCATAATCAAAAATTTGTCCTTTTTTATCTGCTAATTTTATAAAATTAGAATATAATTTTTCTATATCATAATCTAAATTTGAATAACCCATAGTATTCATTCTATTTTTAACAGCAGATCTTCCCGATCTAGAAGTTAAATTTAATTTTTTTTTTTTTAATCCTATAAATTTTGGATTAATAATTTCATAATTTTCTCTATTTTTTAAAATTCCATCTTGATGTATACCAGAAGAATGAGAAAAAGCATTTAAACCGACAATTGGTTTATATAAAGAAATAGATAAATTACATAATTTGCTTACTATTTTACTTGTTTTATAAATTCTTTTATATTTAATATCTGTATAAACATTTAATATATTTTTTTTTATTTTAATTGCTAAAATTAATTCTTCTAAAGCAGTATTTCCTGCTCTTTCCCCAATCCCATTTATTGTTCCTTCTATTTGCCTTGCTCCTGATTGAATTGCAGAAATTGAATTTCCTAATGCTAATCCTAAATCATTATGACAATGTACAGAAATAATAGCCTTATGAATATTTGGAACTTTTAATTTAATATATTGAATAATATTACTAAATTCATTTGGTAAAGTATAACCTACTGTATCAGGTATATTAATTGTTTTTGCCCCTGCATGAATTACTTTTTCTATTATTTTACATAAATTATCTAATGAAGTTCTACCTGCATCTTCACAAGAAAATTCAACATCATCAGTAAATTTTAACGCATATTTTACAGAAGATACAGCCATTTCAATAATTTCAAAAAAATTTTTTCTTAATTTATATTTTATATGTAAATCTGATGTCCCTAAAAAAATATGTATTCTAAATCTTTTAGAATAATACATAGATTTAGCTGCCACATCAATATCTTTTTTTATACATCTTGCTAAACTACAAATACAACTATCTTTTATAACACGAGAAATCTCTTGAACAGATTTAAAATCTCCAGGAGAAGAAATAGGAAAACCTACTTCCATAATATCTACTCCTAATTTTTCTAAAGCATAAGCAATTTTTATTTTTTTTTTTACATTTAAACTTTTTTGTAAAGATTGCTCTCCATCTCTTAATGTTGTATCAAATATGATTATTTTTTTACTCATAATTTCTCTTTTTAATTTATTTGAAATAAATTTTTAATTAATATTAAATAATAAAAAAAATTTAATATAATAAAAATTTTGGTATATTTTTTTCATATTTTTTTATATAATTTATATATTTCATAGTCATATCAATATTATCCAATCCTTTCATTAAACAAATTTTATAAAATTTTTTAATTTTAAAATAAAAAATTTTATTTTTAACAATTATTGAATTATTTATTAAATCTATAAAACATATTGTATGATTTTTTATTTTAAAATAAAAAAATAATAAATCTATTATTTTTTTTTTTAAAATTATAGGTAATAAAAAATTATTTAAACTATTATTATAAAATATATCTGAAAAACTAGAACTAATTATTATTTTATAACCATAATCTTTTAATGCCCAAACAGCATGTTCTCTTGAAGAACCACATCCAAAATTTTCTTTAGTTAATAAAATACTACTATATAAATATTTTTTTTTATTTAAAATAAATTTTTTATTAATATTTTTAATATCATTATTAATATATCTCCAATCATAAAATAAATATTTTCCAAAACCATTTTTATTTATTTTTTTTAAAAATTGTTTTGGTATAATAATATCAGTATCAACATTTGATATATTTAAAGGTGTAACAATTCCAAGATGTTTAATAAATTTTTCCATTTTAATATTCTCTATAATAAAATTATATTTTTTTTGTTATATCTACAAAATATCCAAATATTGCTGCTGCTGCAGCCATTGCTGGACTAACTAAATGCGTTCTTCCTAATCTTCCTTGTCTACCCTCAAAATTTCTATTACTTGTAGAAGCACATCGTTCTTTAGGTTTTAATCGATCATTATTCATAGCTAAACACATAGAACAACCTGGATAACGCCATTCAAAACCAGCTTTTATAAAAATTTTATCTAAACCTTCTTTTTCTGCTAATTTTTTAACTAAATTAGAACCTGGAACAACAATAGCTTGAATTTTTTTAGAAATGTAATTATTTTTAACAATTTTTGCAGCTAATCTTAAATCTTCAATTCTTGAATTTGTACAAGATCCAATAAAAACTTTATCAATAATAATTTTCTTTAAATAAGTATTTGGTTGAATATTCATATATTGGTATGCTTTTTTAGCTATTTTTTTTTCCATTTTATTAATAAAAAATTTTAATTTTGGAGTTTTTTTATTAATACTAATTACTTGACCAGGATTAGTACCCCAAGTAATTTGAGGTTTTAAATTAGATATATTAATATTTATATTTTTATCAAATATAGAATTTTTTTCAGATTTTAATG
The DNA window shown above is from Buchnera aphidicola (Greenidea ficicola) and carries:
- the leuA gene encoding 2-isopropylmalate synthase, which codes for MSKKIIIFDTTLRDGEQSLQKSLNVKKKIKIAYALEKLGVDIMEVGFPISSPGDFKSVQEISRVIKDSCICSLARCIKKDIDVAAKSMYYSKRFRIHIFLGTSDLHIKYKLRKNFFEIIEMAVSSVKYALKFTDDVEFSCEDAGRTSLDNLCKIIEKVIHAGAKTINIPDTVGYTLPNEFSNIIQYIKLKVPNIHKAIISVHCHNDLGLALGNSISAIQSGARQIEGTINGIGERAGNTALEELILAIKIKKNILNVYTDIKYKRIYKTSKIVSKLCNLSISLYKPIVGLNAFSHSSGIHQDGILKNRENYEIINPKFIGLKKKKLNLTSRSGRSAVKNRMNTMGYSNLDYDIEKLYSNFIKLADKKGQIFDYELEHLSFIKKKKYKKYKKYFKLKNFNFNLNISGVSVVSIELFCGKIIKKNISTNENGLIYTIFKSIKKIVKFSIFLKKFKLILNKKIIKSLIIVKYKKHYFNNYNKDNNIIKSVIKSIINVLNDIWIYKKVLIKLNKNI
- the leuD gene encoding 3-isopropylmalate dehydratase small subunit, with translation MEKFIKHLGIVTPLNISNVDTDIIIPKQFLKKINKNGFGKYLFYDWRYINNDIKNINKKFILNKKKYLYSSILLTKENFGCGSSREHAVWALKDYGYKIIISSSFSDIFYNNSLNNFLLPIILKKKIIDLLFFYFKIKNHTICFIDLINNSIIVKNKIFYFKIKKFYKICLMKGLDNIDMTMKYINYIKKYEKNIPKFLLY